One genomic window of Luteitalea pratensis includes the following:
- a CDS encoding glycosyltransferase family 4 protein: protein MLSVHQWVPAAHKGDAIGDSARRVRDLLRARGHESDIFALTIDDDLRHEIRPFADPAARRGDVTIFHFALPSPMTAAFASLPGGRVLQYHNITPAHFFADYAPQIYRLAMLGRQELATLVGHADLALGDSSYNRDELDALGFAPTGVMPIAVDLDRITRAPRRPALEKVLGDGLINFLFVGRIAPNKKIEDHIRLAEHYKRYVDSHYRFIFVGRHDAVPSYYATMRALMEKYRMPADRFWFTGPVPNADLAAFYRCASVYISLSEHEGFCVPLLEAMAASVPVLAYGATAVPETMGGAGVVFAPKDLELAAELLGRLTYDDRLRADIIRGQHARLDAFSEARMQAHLDTLLAPFA, encoded by the coding sequence ATGCTCAGCGTGCACCAGTGGGTGCCGGCAGCGCACAAGGGCGATGCCATCGGGGATTCGGCCCGGCGGGTCCGCGACCTGCTGCGCGCGCGTGGCCACGAGTCCGACATCTTTGCGCTGACGATCGACGATGACCTCCGGCACGAGATCCGGCCGTTCGCCGATCCGGCAGCGCGGCGCGGCGACGTCACCATCTTCCACTTCGCCCTGCCCTCGCCGATGACCGCGGCGTTCGCCTCGCTGCCCGGCGGGCGGGTGCTCCAGTACCACAACATCACGCCGGCGCACTTCTTTGCCGACTACGCGCCGCAGATCTACCGGCTCGCCATGCTGGGGCGCCAGGAACTGGCCACGCTGGTCGGCCACGCGGACCTGGCCCTCGGCGATTCGTCGTACAACCGCGACGAACTCGACGCGCTCGGCTTCGCGCCCACCGGGGTGATGCCCATCGCCGTCGACCTCGATCGGATCACGCGGGCACCGCGCCGGCCGGCCCTCGAGAAGGTCCTCGGCGACGGGCTGATAAACTTCCTGTTCGTCGGGCGGATCGCGCCGAACAAGAAGATCGAGGATCACATCCGGCTGGCCGAGCACTACAAGCGGTATGTCGACAGCCACTACCGGTTCATCTTCGTCGGCCGACACGATGCGGTGCCGTCGTACTACGCCACCATGCGCGCCCTGATGGAGAAGTACCGGATGCCGGCCGATCGGTTCTGGTTCACTGGACCGGTGCCCAACGCCGACCTGGCGGCCTTCTACCGGTGCGCGAGCGTCTACATCTCACTCAGCGAGCACGAGGGGTTCTGCGTGCCGCTGCTGGAGGCGATGGCGGCCAGCGTGCCGGTGCTCGCCTACGGGGCGACGGCCGTCCCCGAGACGATGGGAGGCGCCGGCGTCGTCTTCGCGCCGAAGGACCTGGAACTTGCCGCCGAACTGCTCGGACGGCTCACTTACGACGATCGGCTGCGTGCCGACATCATCCGCGGCCAGCACGCGCGGCTCGACGCGTTCAGCGAGGCCCGCATGCAGGCGCACCTCGACACGCTGCTCGCGCCCTTTGCGTGA
- a CDS encoding glycosyltransferase family 4 protein: protein MAAVHQILATLGYGDAIGHEVIGIQRVLRAAGHDSEIFVQTADPNVEHLTRDYRDLIEASSPDNVLIHHFSIGSRASRVAYALPDKMVLVYHNITPPQFFVDVHPLLVQLCFMGRRELGAYRDRCVLALGDSAFNAEELVEAGFPRTGVLPVVPSFTHLEATATGTMADSFDDGWTNILFVGRMIPNKKIDDLIRFFHAYKTRSNPRSRLLLVGSYGGFDLYFAMLQQLVATLKVPDVFFMGHVSNEELSAFYDVADLFLCASEHEGFCVPLMEAFHKRVPVLAYAATAVPSTMDGGGVLYDTKSPAHVASLMAAILDDEDLLDGIIASQDAALARLVARDFDGTLLGFVDEALAAPPCRPPHVSFDFWDQFELQEQLEEVRQYRPAALRALPAFAADDAASARQAPESEGRAGSPSPAGRDAPAGQAPESLETVEGVPGTRHPETGA, encoded by the coding sequence ATGGCCGCTGTCCACCAGATCCTGGCGACTCTCGGCTATGGCGACGCCATCGGCCACGAGGTGATCGGCATCCAGCGCGTGCTCAGGGCCGCCGGTCACGACTCGGAGATTTTCGTCCAGACGGCCGATCCAAATGTCGAGCACCTGACGCGCGATTATCGCGACCTGATCGAGGCGAGTTCGCCCGACAACGTGCTGATTCATCACTTCTCGATCGGATCGCGCGCCAGCCGTGTCGCCTACGCGCTGCCCGACAAGATGGTCCTCGTGTACCACAACATCACGCCGCCGCAGTTCTTCGTCGACGTGCATCCGTTGCTGGTGCAGTTGTGCTTCATGGGCCGGCGCGAACTCGGTGCCTATCGCGATCGCTGCGTGCTCGCCCTCGGCGACTCGGCGTTCAACGCCGAAGAACTCGTCGAGGCCGGCTTCCCTCGCACCGGCGTCCTTCCGGTCGTACCGAGCTTCACGCACCTCGAGGCGACGGCGACGGGCACCATGGCCGACAGCTTCGACGACGGCTGGACCAACATCCTGTTTGTGGGCCGGATGATCCCGAACAAGAAGATCGACGATCTCATCCGCTTCTTCCACGCCTACAAGACGCGCAGCAATCCGCGGTCGCGGCTGCTGCTGGTCGGATCCTATGGCGGCTTCGACCTCTACTTCGCGATGCTGCAGCAGTTGGTCGCGACGCTCAAGGTGCCGGACGTGTTCTTCATGGGCCACGTCAGCAACGAGGAGTTGTCGGCGTTCTACGACGTGGCCGATCTGTTCCTCTGCGCCAGCGAGCACGAAGGCTTCTGCGTGCCGCTGATGGAGGCGTTCCACAAGCGAGTGCCGGTGCTGGCCTATGCGGCCACCGCGGTGCCGTCGACGATGGACGGCGGCGGTGTGCTGTACGACACGAAGTCGCCGGCACACGTCGCCTCGCTGATGGCGGCCATCCTCGACGACGAGGATCTGCTCGACGGCATCATCGCCTCACAGGATGCAGCGCTCGCGCGGCTTGTCGCCCGGGACTTCGACGGCACCTTGCTTGGGTTCGTCGACGAAGCGCTGGCGGCGCCGCCGTGCCGCCCCCCGCACGTGTCGTTCGACTTCTGGGATCAGTTCGAGCTGCAGGAACAGCTCGAGGAGGTCAGGCAGTACCGGCCGGCCGCACTGCGCGCCCTGCCCGCCTTCGCGGCAGACGACGCCGCTTCGGCGCGGCAAGCCCCTGAGTCTGAAGGTAGGGCCGGCTCTCCGAGCCCGGCCGGACGTGACGCTCCGGCGGGGCAAGCCCCTGAGTCTCTGGAGACCGTGGAAGGCGTACCCGGCACCCGGCACCCGGAAACGGGAGCGTGA
- a CDS encoding glycosyltransferase family 4 protein, with amino-acid sequence MRLGVVVQRYGADINGGAELHARYIAERLARKHEVEVLTTCAHDYVTWRNEYPAGEERLGPLLVRRFEVSRERDPDEFGRKSFAVFETPHSITDELAWLDAEGPTSPALVAHIKRHASSYDYLYFFSYRYHHAYHGVRAAADRAILVPTAERDPAIGLGIFPPIFRGVRAVMYNSHEERAMIHAVAGNEAVPGVVVGVGSEIPQNAVAERFRRTYDIRGPFVLYVGRIDENKGCRELFQFFQQYLFNQRRPLHLVLAGKALLPIPDHPLVRHVGFISDQDKYDALAGCEALIMPSFFESLSMVAIEAWALGKPVLANARCDVLQGQCLRSNAGLFYADYPEFAETLHILTSNRSLSQALGENGRTYFRDNYAWPVIDAKYDATLQQLRNAAPTPGAIEALPGWIARHRGTVPPGREILDALPAGPAPRPAATGPRTRPEGPPRGARRGMRQRRSGRPVATRQGR; translated from the coding sequence GTGAGGCTCGGGGTCGTGGTCCAGCGGTACGGCGCCGACATCAACGGCGGCGCCGAGCTGCATGCGCGCTACATCGCCGAACGTCTCGCCCGCAAGCACGAGGTCGAGGTGCTCACGACGTGCGCGCACGATTATGTGACGTGGCGCAATGAGTACCCCGCCGGCGAGGAGCGCCTCGGGCCGCTGCTGGTGAGGCGCTTCGAGGTGTCGCGCGAACGCGATCCCGACGAGTTCGGCCGCAAGTCGTTCGCCGTGTTCGAGACGCCGCACTCGATCACCGACGAACTGGCCTGGCTCGACGCCGAAGGGCCCACCAGCCCGGCACTGGTCGCCCATATCAAGCGACACGCGTCGTCATACGATTACCTGTATTTCTTCAGCTACCGGTACCACCACGCCTATCACGGCGTGCGCGCCGCCGCGGATCGCGCGATTCTCGTGCCCACGGCCGAACGCGACCCGGCGATCGGATTGGGCATCTTCCCGCCGATTTTCCGCGGCGTGCGCGCCGTCATGTACAACTCGCATGAGGAGCGCGCCATGATCCACGCCGTCGCGGGCAACGAGGCGGTGCCTGGCGTTGTGGTGGGGGTCGGCTCCGAGATCCCGCAGAACGCCGTCGCAGAGCGCTTCCGCCGGACGTACGACATCCGCGGGCCGTTCGTGCTCTACGTCGGCCGCATCGACGAGAACAAGGGCTGCCGGGAGCTGTTCCAGTTCTTCCAGCAGTACCTGTTCAACCAGCGCCGTCCCCTGCACCTCGTGCTCGCGGGCAAGGCCCTGCTGCCGATCCCGGACCATCCGCTGGTGCGGCACGTCGGCTTCATCTCGGACCAGGACAAGTACGACGCGCTGGCAGGCTGCGAGGCGCTGATCATGCCGTCGTTCTTCGAGAGCCTGTCGATGGTGGCGATCGAGGCGTGGGCGCTCGGCAAGCCGGTGCTGGCCAACGCCAGGTGCGACGTCCTGCAGGGGCAATGCCTGCGCAGCAATGCCGGCCTGTTCTACGCGGACTATCCCGAGTTCGCCGAGACCTTGCACATCCTCACGAGCAACAGGTCGCTCTCGCAGGCACTCGGTGAGAACGGCCGGACGTACTTCCGCGACAACTACGCGTGGCCGGTAATTGACGCCAAGTACGACGCCACGCTCCAGCAGCTCCGCAATGCGGCGCCGACTCCTGGCGCGATCGAGGCGCTGCCTGGCTGGATTGCGCGCCATCGCGGCACGGTGCCGCCGGGTCGCGAGATCCTCGATGCCCTGCCCGCGGGGCCGGCACCGCGGCCTGCCGCCACCGGGCCTCGAACCAGGCCCGAAGGGCCTCCTCGCGGCGCTCGTCGGGGGATGCGGCAGCGCCGTAGCGGGCGGCCGGTGGCGACGAGGCAGGGACGCTGA
- a CDS encoding decaprenyl-phosphate phosphoribosyltransferase, with the protein MHAQRRIALTTSHAPGTPRPSVAASLFLALRPAQWTKNLIVFAALIFGQRLLDVDSVVRAAVAFLAFCALSGVVYILNDVVDREADRQHPLKRFRPIAAGHLSVTLALTTAGVLLTGALLASLWLGPAFLVHAAAYVLLQVAYSLGLKRQVILDVLSIALGFVIRASAGGAAIHVPVSQWLLVCTILLALFLALAKRRHEITLLGEDAARHRAILGEYTPYLVDQMISVVTASTLMGYAFYTVSSDTTERFGTKWLGLTLPFPLYGIFRYLYLVHRRSQGGSPTELLLADRPLLLCVALWGATTIALIYHPWTLAR; encoded by the coding sequence TTGCACGCCCAGCGACGCATCGCGTTGACCACCTCGCACGCACCCGGCACGCCGCGACCCTCCGTCGCGGCGTCGCTGTTTCTGGCCCTTCGTCCCGCCCAGTGGACCAAGAACCTCATCGTCTTTGCCGCGCTGATCTTCGGCCAGCGGCTGCTGGACGTCGATTCCGTGGTGCGCGCCGCGGTGGCGTTTCTCGCCTTCTGCGCACTGTCTGGCGTCGTCTACATCCTCAACGACGTGGTGGACCGCGAGGCGGATCGCCAACATCCGCTGAAGCGGTTCCGGCCGATTGCCGCCGGGCACCTGTCGGTGACGCTCGCGCTCACCACGGCGGGTGTGCTGCTGACCGGGGCCCTGCTCGCGTCGCTGTGGCTGGGGCCGGCCTTCCTCGTCCATGCCGCGGCCTACGTCCTGCTCCAGGTCGCCTACTCGCTCGGTCTGAAGCGTCAGGTCATCCTCGACGTGCTCTCGATTGCGCTCGGTTTCGTGATCCGTGCGTCTGCGGGCGGCGCGGCCATCCACGTGCCGGTCAGCCAGTGGCTCTTGGTCTGCACCATCCTGCTGGCGCTGTTCCTGGCGCTGGCCAAGCGACGCCACGAAATCACCCTCCTCGGCGAGGACGCGGCGCGACACCGCGCCATCCTCGGGGAATACACGCCCTACCTCGTGGACCAGATGATCTCCGTGGTCACGGCGTCCACCTTGATGGGGTATGCGTTCTACACGGTCAGCAGCGACACGACCGAGCGGTTCGGCACGAAGTGGCTCGGGCTGACGCTGCCGTTCCCCCTGTACGGCATCTTCCGGTACCTTTACCTGGTCCATCGCCGCAGCCAGGGCGGCAGTCCGACGGAGCTATTGCTCGCGGACCGGCCGCTGCTGCTGTGCGTGGCCCTCTGGGGCGCGACCACCATCGCGCTGATCTACCATCCGTGGACACTCGCCCGATGA
- a CDS encoding STAS domain-containing protein: MQIEERVVGGVTILDLSGKMTLGEGDELLREKIASLVNAGQKSLLLNLDGVPYIDSAGLGEMVRSYTTVSRQGGKLKLLNLTKRIEDLLSITKLLTVFETFDSEAEAIQSYAA; encoded by the coding sequence ATGCAGATTGAAGAGCGGGTCGTCGGCGGAGTGACGATTCTGGACCTCTCGGGCAAGATGACGCTCGGCGAAGGGGACGAACTGCTGCGCGAGAAGATCGCGAGCCTGGTCAATGCCGGCCAGAAGAGTTTGTTACTCAACCTCGATGGCGTGCCCTACATCGACAGCGCGGGCCTCGGCGAGATGGTGCGCTCGTACACGACCGTGAGTCGTCAGGGCGGCAAGCTCAAGCTCCTGAACCTCACCAAGCGCATCGAAGATCTCCTCTCGATTACCAAGCTGCTGACCGTGTTCGAGACCTTCGACAGCGAAGCCGAAGCCATCCAGAGTTACGCGGCCTAG
- the rpsU gene encoding 30S ribosomal protein S21, whose protein sequence is MAEVKVQEGESIESALRRFKRKVQQEDIIKDIKKHSFYLKPGDKRRAKQALARKRSRKKQRRETE, encoded by the coding sequence GTGGCCGAAGTCAAGGTGCAGGAAGGTGAATCGATCGAAAGCGCCCTGCGACGCTTCAAGCGCAAGGTGCAGCAGGAAGATATCATCAAGGACATCAAGAAACACTCGTTCTACCTGAAGCCGGGCGACAAGCGTCGCGCCAAGCAGGCCCTCGCCCGCAAGCGGAGCCGTAAGAAGCAACGCCGCGAGACGGAGTAG
- the purD gene encoding phosphoribosylamine--glycine ligase — protein MKVLVLGSGGREHALAWKLRQEAGVSEVLCAPGNPGTAACARNVAMDILSPADVTAFVQAEAVDFVVIGPEQPLAAGVSDALRDAGVAVFGPSQAAARLETSKAYSKAFMERHGVPTARARICTTAEDADAAVAAFGAPVVIKADGLAAGKGVTVATTAAEALAAVDAAMRQGAFGSAGSIVVVEECLTGPEVSFFVLCDGARGLFIGSAQDHKRAFDNDEGPNTGGMGALAPSPLVDDALIDRVMRTVVDPVLTGMRVEGTPFAGILYCGLMLTAEGPKVIEFNVRFGDPEAQVVLPLLGVDLAPLLVAAASGRLPSDPLPRPSGTRVGVVLASGGYPGPMTTGHAITGIDAAEHLEGVLVLHAGTRLRQGSRLRQGSRLRQGYGGQVGGQVRGESAKSGEPAQDAVVTSGGRVLTVVGAGGTLRDARDRAYAAVACISFEAMHFRTDIAARYV, from the coding sequence ATGAAGGTCCTGGTCCTCGGCAGCGGGGGGCGTGAACACGCGCTCGCCTGGAAGCTCCGGCAGGAGGCCGGGGTGAGCGAAGTGCTATGCGCCCCTGGCAACCCCGGCACCGCTGCCTGCGCCCGAAACGTGGCGATGGACATCCTCTCGCCGGCCGACGTCACCGCGTTCGTGCAGGCCGAAGCGGTGGATTTCGTCGTGATTGGTCCGGAACAGCCGCTGGCCGCGGGAGTGTCCGACGCGCTCCGGGATGCCGGCGTCGCGGTCTTCGGGCCGTCGCAGGCCGCCGCCAGGCTCGAGACCAGCAAGGCGTACTCGAAGGCTTTCATGGAACGGCACGGCGTACCCACCGCCCGGGCCCGGATCTGCACCACGGCGGAGGACGCCGACGCCGCCGTCGCCGCATTCGGCGCCCCGGTGGTGATCAAGGCCGACGGTCTTGCCGCGGGCAAGGGCGTCACCGTGGCCACGACGGCAGCCGAAGCCCTCGCAGCGGTCGACGCGGCGATGCGACAGGGGGCGTTCGGCTCGGCGGGCAGCATCGTGGTGGTCGAGGAGTGCTTGACCGGCCCGGAAGTCTCCTTCTTCGTGCTGTGCGACGGCGCACGCGGCCTCTTCATCGGATCGGCACAGGACCACAAGCGGGCGTTCGACAACGACGAAGGGCCGAACACGGGCGGCATGGGCGCCCTCGCACCCAGCCCCCTCGTCGACGACGCGCTCATCGATCGGGTGATGCGGACCGTCGTCGACCCGGTGCTGACCGGCATGCGGGTCGAGGGGACGCCCTTCGCGGGCATCCTCTACTGCGGCCTGATGCTCACGGCCGAAGGCCCGAAGGTGATCGAGTTCAACGTGAGGTTCGGCGACCCGGAAGCGCAGGTCGTGCTGCCGCTGCTCGGCGTCGACCTGGCGCCGCTGCTGGTGGCCGCCGCATCTGGACGACTCCCGAGCGACCCGCTGCCGCGGCCGAGCGGCACGCGTGTCGGTGTGGTCCTCGCCTCGGGCGGCTATCCCGGCCCGATGACAACCGGACACGCCATCACCGGCATCGACGCCGCGGAGCATCTGGAAGGCGTGCTCGTCTTGCACGCGGGGACCCGCCTTCGCCAAGGCTCCCGCCTCCGCCAAGGCTCCCGCCTCCGCCAAGGCTACGGCGGGCAAGTCGGCGGGCAAGTCCGCGGTGAGAGCGCCAAGTCCGGCGAGCCAGCGCAAGACGCAGTGGTCACATCTGGCGGGCGGGTGTTGACCGTCGTCGGCGCTGGCGGCACGCTGCGCGACGCGCGCGATCGCGCTTACGCCGCCGTCGCCTGTATCTCGTTCGAGGCCATGCACTTCCGGACGGATATCGCGGCCAGATACGTTTGA
- the rlmN gene encoding 23S rRNA (adenine(2503)-C(2))-methyltransferase RlmN: MSDLDAPVPSPSPTGLTDLAGLTPDELSALVVELGGKAFQGRQLFRWIHRKGITDFAAMTNLPKDLRARLAGQAVISTPEVVRKDVSSDGTTKLLLRLRDGRQIEAVFIPDTPSQTFCISTQVGCAMKCGFCLTGTMGLARHLTAGEIAGQVRVLAAELGFLDTPFNIVVMGMGEPLHNYDATMKALQLVGSEEGLHVSPRRVTLSTVGVLPGLERLAQEAYMPNLAISLHATTEAQRDLLVPINRKYSLAQLMDACRKFPLKKRSRITFEYVMVAGVNDTIEDARRLVRLLNGLKAKVNLLPLNEAAGIPYSRPSDERVDAFAQVLANAHITVSVRKSRGRDIRAACGQLAVEEPASQL; this comes from the coding sequence ATGTCCGACCTCGACGCCCCAGTGCCGTCCCCCTCGCCCACCGGGTTGACCGACCTGGCCGGGCTGACTCCGGACGAGCTGTCTGCGCTGGTGGTCGAGCTGGGCGGCAAGGCCTTCCAGGGGCGGCAGCTCTTCAGGTGGATTCACCGAAAGGGGATCACCGACTTCGCGGCCATGACCAACCTGCCGAAAGACCTTCGCGCCAGGCTGGCCGGGCAGGCCGTCATCAGCACGCCCGAGGTGGTCCGCAAGGACGTCTCCTCCGACGGCACGACCAAGCTCCTGCTGCGCCTGCGCGACGGCCGCCAGATCGAAGCCGTCTTCATCCCCGACACGCCGTCGCAGACCTTTTGCATCTCCACGCAGGTCGGCTGCGCCATGAAATGCGGGTTCTGCCTGACGGGAACCATGGGCCTCGCCCGGCACCTGACGGCGGGCGAGATCGCGGGCCAGGTCCGTGTCCTCGCCGCGGAACTCGGCTTCCTCGACACCCCCTTCAACATCGTCGTCATGGGCATGGGCGAGCCGTTGCACAACTACGACGCGACGATGAAGGCGCTGCAGTTGGTGGGCAGCGAGGAGGGGCTGCACGTGTCGCCGCGGCGGGTCACGCTCTCCACCGTGGGCGTGCTCCCGGGGCTGGAACGGCTGGCGCAAGAGGCGTACATGCCCAACCTGGCGATCTCGCTGCACGCCACGACCGAGGCGCAACGCGATCTGCTCGTCCCCATCAACCGCAAGTACTCGCTGGCGCAGTTGATGGACGCGTGCCGCAAGTTCCCGCTGAAGAAGCGCAGCCGGATCACCTTCGAGTACGTGATGGTGGCCGGGGTGAACGACACCATCGAGGACGCGCGACGGCTGGTGCGGCTCCTGAACGGCCTGAAGGCCAAGGTCAACCTGCTGCCGCTGAACGAAGCCGCCGGCATCCCCTATTCCCGTCCGTCGGACGAGCGCGTCGACGCCTTCGCGCAGGTGCTCGCGAACGCCCACATCACCGTCTCGGTGCGTAAGAGCCGCGGCCGGGACATCAGGGCGGCGTGTGGGCAATTGGCCGTGGAGGAACCCGCGTCGCAGTTGTAG
- a CDS encoding M16 family metallopeptidase, translating to MIVHDTLPNGVRLVTETMPHVRSVSLGVWLARGSRHEDPEQGGIAHFIEHMLFKGSERRSAQEIAQQFDSMGGNLDAFTSKEYAGYYIKVMDEHLPRAFDILSDLVLHPAFPIDEIEREKKVILEEIKMVEDTPDDLVHELFTEQYWRDHPLGRPILGTPETVGAFTQDVLFTYFRRAYVGRNLIVSAAGNFEHARLRAMVEEAFGAVPDAGADWQEEAPSPRPPQIERIKDLEQSHIVIGTPAFPQAHVDRYPAYLLNVILGGSMSSRLFQTIREQRGLAYAVFSGVSSYRDTGMLSVYAGCAAESVPEVVELVAQELRTMRAAVVGEDELRRAKDHLKGSLMLSLESTSSRMTHLARQEMYFGRHVTLDEIIAGIENATAADVQRVAGELFTQDAVGVTVLGPAGPAALDFTRLAVA from the coding sequence ATGATTGTTCACGACACACTCCCGAACGGCGTCCGGCTCGTCACCGAGACGATGCCCCATGTCCGCTCGGTGAGTCTTGGCGTGTGGCTCGCGCGCGGCTCCCGCCACGAAGACCCCGAGCAAGGTGGCATCGCGCACTTCATCGAGCACATGCTCTTCAAGGGCAGCGAGCGGCGCAGCGCGCAGGAAATCGCGCAGCAGTTCGACTCGATGGGCGGCAACCTCGACGCCTTCACGTCCAAGGAATACGCCGGCTACTACATCAAGGTGATGGACGAGCACCTGCCGCGGGCCTTCGACATCCTGTCGGACCTGGTGCTGCACCCGGCGTTTCCGATCGACGAGATTGAACGCGAGAAGAAGGTGATCCTCGAGGAGATCAAGATGGTCGAGGACACCCCCGACGATCTGGTCCACGAGCTGTTCACCGAGCAGTACTGGCGCGACCATCCGCTCGGCCGGCCGATCCTCGGCACGCCCGAGACGGTCGGGGCATTCACCCAGGACGTGCTGTTTACGTACTTCCGGCGTGCCTACGTCGGCCGCAACCTGATCGTGTCGGCTGCAGGCAACTTCGAGCACGCGCGTCTTCGCGCGATGGTCGAAGAGGCGTTCGGCGCGGTGCCCGACGCCGGGGCGGACTGGCAGGAAGAGGCGCCGTCGCCCCGTCCTCCCCAGATCGAGCGCATCAAGGATCTCGAGCAGAGCCACATCGTCATCGGCACTCCGGCCTTTCCGCAGGCGCACGTCGACCGCTATCCGGCCTACCTGCTGAACGTCATCCTTGGCGGGTCGATGAGTTCGCGCCTGTTCCAGACCATTCGCGAGCAACGCGGCCTGGCATACGCGGTGTTCAGCGGCGTGTCGTCCTACCGCGACACGGGGATGCTCTCGGTCTATGCCGGCTGCGCCGCCGAGAGCGTGCCCGAAGTCGTGGAACTGGTGGCGCAGGAACTGCGGACCATGCGCGCCGCCGTCGTCGGCGAGGACGAACTGCGCCGAGCCAAGGATCACCTGAAGGGCAGCCTCATGCTGAGCCTCGAGAGCACCTCGAGCCGCATGACGCACCTCGCGCGGCAGGAGATGTACTTCGGCCGCCACGTCACGCTCGACGAAATCATCGCCGGCATCGAGAACGCCACCGCGGCGGACGTGCAGCGCGTGGCCGGCGAGTTGTTCACGCAGGACGCCGTCGGGGTGACGGTGCTCGGGCCGGCCGGGCCGGCCGCGCTCGACTTCACGCGGCTCGCGGTGGCCTAG
- the purB gene encoding adenylosuccinate lyase, protein MIRRYAQPAMSAIWAEQRRFETWLAVELAATDTMAEAGIVPADAARELREKASFDIARIDEIEQTTQHDVIAFTTAVAEHVGPAARWLHFGLTSSDVVDTALALQMREACDLILEDLDALAAAIKLRALEHKRTPMMGRTHGVHAEPMTLGLKLALWFAEVQRDIVRVRRAREAVSVGKISGAVGTFAHLPPEIEAGVCQRLGLVPAPIATQVIQRDRHAELMTTLAITAASLEKFALEIRGLQKTELGEVEEPFGKGQKGSSAMPHKRNPVGCEQVCGLARVVRGNAVAALENVALWHERDISHSSVERVILPDSFLALDHIIRRFTRIVAGMVAYPERMLENIARSRGVVFSGQILLELARRGLSREQAYLWVQRNAMQSFHQQRDFRELLLADADIMGVLTRDEIDRTFSLDEQLRHVDTLFTRVFGAEPAQTPEFLSS, encoded by the coding sequence ATGATCCGACGCTACGCACAGCCGGCCATGTCCGCCATCTGGGCCGAGCAACGCCGCTTCGAGACCTGGCTGGCCGTCGAACTCGCGGCCACCGACACCATGGCGGAGGCCGGCATCGTGCCTGCCGATGCCGCTCGCGAGCTTCGCGAGAAGGCCAGCTTCGACATCGCCCGCATCGACGAGATCGAGCAGACGACGCAGCACGACGTCATCGCGTTCACGACCGCCGTCGCCGAGCACGTGGGTCCGGCGGCGCGCTGGCTGCATTTCGGCCTGACGTCCTCCGACGTCGTCGACACGGCGCTGGCCCTCCAGATGCGCGAGGCGTGCGACCTCATTCTCGAGGACCTCGACGCGCTGGCCGCGGCCATCAAGCTGCGCGCGTTGGAGCACAAGCGGACGCCGATGATGGGCCGCACACACGGCGTCCATGCCGAGCCGATGACGCTGGGACTCAAGCTCGCGCTCTGGTTCGCCGAGGTGCAGCGCGATATCGTCCGCGTCCGGCGGGCGCGCGAGGCGGTCAGCGTCGGCAAGATTTCCGGCGCCGTCGGGACCTTTGCCCACCTGCCACCGGAGATCGAAGCCGGCGTATGCCAACGGCTCGGGCTCGTGCCCGCGCCAATTGCCACACAGGTGATCCAACGCGATCGCCACGCCGAGCTGATGACCACGCTCGCGATCACGGCGGCCTCGCTGGAGAAGTTCGCGCTCGAGATTCGCGGCCTCCAGAAGACGGAGCTCGGCGAAGTGGAGGAACCGTTCGGCAAGGGCCAGAAGGGTTCCTCGGCAATGCCGCACAAGCGCAACCCCGTCGGCTGTGAACAGGTGTGCGGCCTCGCGCGCGTGGTCCGCGGCAACGCCGTCGCCGCCCTCGAGAACGTCGCGCTGTGGCACGAGCGCGACATCTCGCACTCGTCGGTCGAGCGCGTCATCCTGCCCGACAGCTTCCTCGCCCTCGACCACATTATCCGGCGCTTCACCCGCATCGTCGCCGGCATGGTGGCGTACCCGGAGCGGATGCTCGAGAACATCGCGCGATCGCGGGGCGTGGTCTTTTCCGGCCAGATCCTGCTCGAACTAGCCAGGCGTGGACTGTCGCGTGAGCAGGCGTATCTGTGGGTGCAGCGCAACGCGATGCAGTCGTTCCACCAACAGCGGGACTTCCGTGAGCTGCTGCTGGCCGATGCCGACATCATGGGCGTGCTGACCCGCGACGAGATCGACCGCACCTTCAGCCTCGACGAGCAACTGCGCCACGTGGACACGCTTTTCACTCGTGTCTTCGGCGCCGAACCGGCCCAGACTCCTGAGTTCCTGAGTTCCTGA
- the purS gene encoding phosphoribosylformylglycinamidine synthase subunit PurS, whose translation MALFTVRVFVTLKPSVFDPQGRTIVESLHGMGYPAVADVRQGKYFEVQVDAADTAGAETLVREVSGKLLANPVIESFRIEAPAPVA comes from the coding sequence ATGGCCCTCTTCACCGTCCGAGTCTTCGTCACCCTCAAGCCCTCCGTGTTCGATCCACAAGGCCGTACGATCGTCGAGTCGCTGCACGGCATGGGCTACCCGGCCGTCGCCGATGTCAGGCAGGGCAAGTACTTCGAGGTGCAGGTCGACGCCGCCGATACGGCTGGCGCCGAGACGCTCGTACGTGAGGTCTCGGGCAAGCTGCTCGCGAACCCGGTCATCGAAAGCTTTCGGATCGAAGCGCCGGCGCCGGTCGCCTGA